In Phaeodactylum tricornutum CCAP 1055/1 chromosome 21, whole genome shotgun sequence, the following proteins share a genomic window:
- a CDS encoding predicted protein, which yields MANGGTIAGDTKWKILLFGAIPDTQVLLEKLHEIHDGPAGPFHVAFVTGFVENVRVLEKANAPIPVYLYPFAQYRNAGIDCDWPSNSARPSDPLSLSSQLSTPETTHGKPPCATRLYDALRIANNFFILGDCSRTSSALLYRLPLSAGSGAASCGSPICETSQGSPHSTSPTSPKTPLIVLVCPGIVSNIPLIMNQLALTTTNHGCDLFFSTQAAVGVQDVLDEDPKDITLDYTTTVSRLVQAYQPRYHVIAANKYCSSHSFSYSMDDVTQRLSARNSRVGRFLTLAPCRDGPSRGSDKFVHALSLQPSFTMTSLDWQRERPGFVLANPFQHLALEASTEAEESDNYVSGTTPRRLFPPTSPLTIREYDDDPRTGRNGFHNDGAQLQSQSQFFREYRVSIDESNRVHVSSHTFYSNLSSISFWQHLSQTPIRFATELFMPVGYPYSVREGYLSYQIYDSIQGLSSYLRAVLCSAQVLQAAGVGDANATAIMAALTWALKDGLGMIGGLIFSYGVASHLDAYVKEFRLFADVINDVGMLLDMLAPYVPRADLIWISSAATLCKVMCGIAAGATKSSITQHFALQGNMADLNAKEATQETLVNLIGMVCGVTLARYLSQLEAGNEEGDTDRIGYRSWIPCISHDSIQWMVFTILTLLHIWSNWKGVSLLRLETLNRERTKVVLCAAGLWRALVPDCEALRSEKYAELGLLRQEMLLETLQKCIENIPRPNDMRESLASSTWDLLMPTRLVLHARLKDMIAIDWTATKDFVNEKYVVVLSDRGRALVCLLTGAAPMDELKAFMHGLLILKCLDSIGRKLNLGDVGQRSELVRQTQQQINMLFNPSWASQSAQSENTSEPLSFSKELRAKGWDVDGRLYLGFPRRRSQWMPEKAD from the coding sequence ATGGCGAACGGAGGTACGATTGCGGGCGACACCAAGTGGAAAATCTTGCTATTCGGTGCCATTCCCGACACACAAGTGTTGCTGGAGAAGCTCCACGAAATTCACGATGGACCCGCTGGCCCTTTCCATGTTGCCTTTGTTACAGGCTTTGTCGAGAATGTGCGAGTTTTGGAGAAGGCGAATGCGCCGATTCCAGTTTACTTGTATCCATTTGCTCAATATCGGAATGCTGGAATCGACTGCGACTGGCCATCGAACTCCGCGAGGCCATCGGATCCATTGTCGCTCTCATCGCAGTTATCTACTCCAGAGACCACACATGGGAAACCTCCCTGTGCGACTCGCCTTTACGATGCACTCCGTATTGCGAACAATTTTTTCATCCTTGGTGATTGTAGCCGTACGTCTTCTGCCTTATTGTACCGTCTACCGCTTTCCGCTGGAAGCGGCGCCGCCAGCTGCGGTAGTCCCATATGCGAAACAAGCCAAGGCTCACCACATTCCACATCACCTACTTCCCCAAAGACACCGCTCATTGTTTTGGTCTGCCCCGGAATTGTCTCAAATATCCCGCTAATTATGAATCAGCTGGCGTTGACCACCACCAATCACGGTTGTGATTTGTTTTTCAGTACACAGGCTGCCGTCGGGGTTCAGGATGTTTTGGACGAGGATCCTAAAGATATCACGCTCGACTACACAACCACAGTTTCCCGTCTCGTACAAGCTTATCAGCCACGCTACCATGTCATCGCGGCCAATAAGTATTGCTCCTCCCATTCTTTTTCGTACTCAATGGATGATGTCACCCAAAGACTGAGCGCCAGAAATTCCCGCGTTGGTCGTTTCTTAACCCTAGCACCTTGTCGTGACGGACCCTCACGAGGGTCGGACAAGTTTGTTCATGCGCTAAGTCTACAGCCATCTTTCACTATgacaagtctcgattggcAACGCGAGCGACCTGGTTTTGTTTTGGCGAATCCATTCCAGCACTTGGCCTTGGAAGCGTCAACTGAAGCAGAGGAGAGTGACAACTATGTCAGTGGCACGACTCCTCGTCGCTTGTTTCCTCCTACGTCTCCTCTGACGATTCGAGAATACGATGACGATCCCCGAACGGGCAGAAATGGTTTTCATAACGACGGCGCTCAACTGCAAAGCCAATCACAATTCTTTCGAGAATATCGTGTGTCCATAGATGAATCCAATCGAGTACACGTTAGTTCGCACACGTTCTACAGCAATCTTTCCTCTATTTCATTTTGGCAGCATCTCAGTCAAACACCAATCCGTTTCGCCACTGAACTGTTCATGCCGGTCGGCTATCCGTATTCTGTTAGAGAAGGATACCTTTCCTATCAGATTTACGATAGTATTCAGGGTCTATCGAGCTATTTGAGAGCCGTCCTTTGTTCTGCTCAAGTCTTACAGGCAGCCGGTGTCGGCGATGCAAACGCGACGGCTATCATGGCGGCCCTCACGTGGGCGTTAAAAGACGGACTCGGGATGATAGGTGGACTGATTTTTTCCTATGGAGTTGCTTCTCATTTGGATGCATACGTCAAAGAGTTTCGGCTCTTTGCCGACGTCATTAACGATGTCGGTATGCTACTCGACATGCTGGCTCCGTATGTTCCACGCGCCGACTTGATTTGGATATCGTCTGCTGCAACTCTCTGCAAAGTCATGTGTGGGATTGCCGCGGGTGCGACGAAAAGCAGTATTACCCAGCATTTCGCTTTGCAAGGTAATATGGCCGACCTTAACGCGAAAGAAGCAACCCAGGAGACGCTGGTTAATTTGATTGGTATGGTTTGTGGTGTCACGCTAGCCCGGTATTTGTCGCAATTGGAAGCGGGTAACGAGGAAGGCGACACTGACCGCATAGGTTACAGATCCTGGATTCCATGCATCTCCCACGATTCGATTCAATGGATGGTATTTACCATCCTTACCTTATTACACATTTGGTCCAACTGGAAGGGTGTCAGCTTATTACGCCTAGAAACATTAAATCGGGAACGAACCAAGGTTGTGCTTTGTGCGGCTGGGCTGTGGAGGGCACTCGTCCCAGATTGTGAAGCGTTGCGCAGTGAAAAGTACGCTGAATTGGGCTTGCTACGGCAAGAAATGCTGCTCGAGACACTTCAAAAATGTATTGAGAATATCCCAAGACCAAACGACATGCGCGAGTCGCTGGCATCGTCCACGTGGGATTTGCTGATGCCGACTCGTTTGGTTTTGCACGCGCGACTAAAAGACATGATTGCTATTGACTGGACTGCAACAAAAGATTTTGTCAACGAAAAGTACGTTGTTGTTTTAAGCGATCGAGGACGAGCTCTTGTCTGCCTACTGACGGGGGCAGCGCCGATGGATGAGTTGAAAGCTTTTATGCACGGTCTATTAATTCTCAAATGCCTAGACtcgattggaagaaaattaAATTTGGGTGACGTTGGTCAGCGAAGTGAGCTGGTCCGTCAaactcaacaacaaatcAATATGCTGTTTAATCCAAGCTGggcatcacagtcagctcaAAGTGAGAACACCTCTGAGCCTCTCTCGTTTTCGAAGGAGCTGCGAGCCAAGGGGTGGGATGTGGATGGCCGATTATATTTGGGCTTTCCCCGTCGACGAAGCCAGTGGATGCCAGAAAAGGCCGATTGA
- a CDS encoding predicted protein: MMATVYSIQTTKVWTTRLLIAVIVAQWVLFARIGSNSNLSSTTRDSSSFAVHCPGERSPYGQVWSGAAIGLFFQREDWTAVPYDVYISNILTRIPHDWVVQILVNDIEWFESLVLEYHRGVKRMIREHPRVELKSLPPRLHYVEAAAVWNDPWVWQQAAADRVLTFQGHGVLCSNAQHYVHDFDHLDYVAIPWNKLDGRGGSATSFSIQNRRAILQAMEYNWQQNNLNMATEQAMVATLLEMNRQIGTNFSVASPEETNWFGGITQYKTVNNSQAIDDDSDHCPLAVLINVQQVDPQAFKCAELKFLLPAIGPECLGRNVNKTLCAESLHLDLPTCMGEQ, translated from the coding sequence ATGATGGCCACCGTGTACTCCATACAGACAACAAAGGTCTGGACCACACGTCTTCTTATTGCTGTGATCGTCGCACAATGGGTACTTTTTGCCAGGATCGGATCCAACAGTAATTTGTCTTCGACCACACGGGACTCCAGCTCCTTTGCCGTCCACTGTCCCGGCGAAAGGTCCCCTTACGGACAAGTATGGAGCGGCGCCGCCATTGGACTATTCTTCCAAAGGGAAGATTGGACAGCCGTACCGTACGACGTTTACATCAGTAATATCTTGACTCGGATACCGCACGATTGGGTCGTACAGATTCTGGTGAATGACATCGAATGGTTCGAGTCCCTAGTGCTGGAATATCATCGGGGCGTCAAGAGAATGATTAGAGAGCATCCTCGAGTAGAACTCAAAAGCCTTCCACCACGTTTGCATTACGtggaagccgccgccgtTTGGAATGATCCTTGGGTGTGGCAGCAGGCGGCAGCCGATCGCGTTCTCACCTTCCAGGGACATGGTGTATTATGTTCTAATGCGCAACACTACGTCCACGACTTTGACCATCTAGATTACGTTGCCATACCGTGGAACAAATTGGATGGTCGTGGGGGTTCGGCAACTAGCTTTTCTATACAGAATCGACGGGCAATACTACAAGCTATGGAGTACAACTGGCAGCAAAACAACCTAAACATGGCGACTGAACAAGCCATGGTGGCCACCCTATTGGAAATGAATCGACAAATTGGCACTAACTTTAGCGTCGCTTCTCCAGAAGAGACAAACTGGTTTGGGGGAATCACTCAATACAAAACTGTGAATAATTCACAAGCCATTGACGATGATTCGGACCATTGTCCCCTGGCGGTATTGATCAACGTACAGCAAGTTGATCCTCAAGCTTTCAAATGTGCAGAACTCAAATTCTTGCTGCCAGCTATTGGCCCAGAGTGCTTAGGTCGCAACGTCAACAAAACGCTCTGTGCCGAATCTTTGCATCTGGATCTTCCTACGTGTATGGGTGAGCAATAG
- a CDS encoding predicted protein, with translation MKTYLMTLTLLLSAPVLGASFIAIHPISTHFSTPMTLLSPSKTALASSVVAVPPSVDWQVRKAQDNDVLEVYGWFERKGAFDLSLSGNPPSKLKPKIGQTLASILPDLPNGNVLFVEPAEGEVTGFCSYNLKYSGFGPPMLWMDDIYVDQTKRSRGAGQALMEALVDVAQSFSCTHMAWKVDERNERGMQFYDRIGAEITQKDGTLYRVEWIPSEWIE, from the coding sequence ATGAAGACCTACCTGATGACTTTAACTCTCTTGCTCTCAGCACCCGTTCTCGGCGCATCATTTATCGCTATACATCCTATCTCCACTCACTTTTCCACACCGATGACGCTGCTGTCGCCTTCCAAGACAGCGTTGGCGTCTTCCGTTGTAGCGGTTCCTCCCTCGGTAGATTGGCAAGTCCGGAAAGCACAAGACAACGATGTTTTGGAAGTGTACGGTTGGTTTGAGCGAAAAGGAGCTTTTGACTTGTCACTAAGTGGGAATCCACCATCCAAATTGAAGCCTAAAATCGGCCAAACGTTGGCTTCTATCCTTCCCGATTTACCAAACGGCAACGTTCTCTTTGTTGAGCCAGCTGAAGGAGAAGTGACAGGATTTTGCTCCTATAATCTCAAGTATTCCGGTTTTGGTCCACCTATGCTGTGGATGGATGATATTTACGTCGATCAAACCAAGCGCTCCAGGGGGGCCGGACAAGCGCTCATGGAAGCATTGGTGGATGTGGCGCAGTCCTTTTCGTGTACACATATGGCTTGGAAAGTTGACGAACGCAATGAGCGGGGCATGCAGTTTTACGATCGGATAGGTGCCGAAATTACACAAAAGGACGGGACGCTGTACCGCGTGGAATGGATTCCTTCGGAATGGATAGAGTAA
- a CDS encoding predicted protein gives MDGTEHVVIKQSVKIENITRSGLQYGTATGQNHSRHSKTAESPFQSLQTSLESQRLTPIATSSTVRGNRSVTDLPYADARDEDGSWGYIADATQVRSRVLALLPSNHTLHNNVTSFIPMTESEQEEICQKPPGSGPEQELGWKLMQRVVVNAPEPRYANESAVIVANESAVIVTNESPVIVTNESPVIVTNSSSISVSHHTETVAPKILCVVYTYDAHHDRVAAIGDTWGWRCDGFLAASNRTIPELGAVDLPHVGPEAYGNMWQKTRSILAYVHEHYIAEYDYVHVAGDDTYVIVENLRNYLEFTVEAKHGRDKIPLYLGQRIVAGAGFAFVCGGGGHILNRLALDRFVKEALPTCEADREDPAEDRWLGYCLRELGIHHTDTVDGFNRQRFHSFDPYDLASRNPQRGFWKRQYKLWGEMYGLKWGIDLVSTQTITFHIIRGATWMKRVHALLYCTCPVGTVMGNILSQVMDASVSNRRI, from the coding sequence ATGGACGGTACTGAACACGTTGTGATTAAGCAGTCGGTGAAGATCGAAAACATCACACGCAGTGGACTTCAGTATGGCACAGCGACCGGACAAAATCATTCGAGACACAGCAAAACAGCAGAATCGCCTTTTCAGTCTTTGCAAACGTCACTAGAATCTCAGCGACTTACACCTATCGCTACCAGCTCAACCGTTAGGGGCAATCGCTCCGTCACTGATCTTCCATACGCAGATGCTCGCGACGAAGATGGTTCCTGGGGGTACATCGCCGACGCAACCCAGGTGAGGAGTCGAGTCCTGGCGCTTCTACCCTCAAACCATACACTGCACAACAATGTCACCAGTTTCATACCCATGACGGAATctgaacaagaagaaatatGCCAAAAGCCACCCGGAAGCGGACCGGAGCAAGAATTGGGCTGGAAACTGATGCAGCGTGTTGTCGTCAATGCGCCCGAGCCGAGGTACGCCAACGAGTCTGCAGTCATTGTCGCCAACGAATCTGcagtcatcgtcaccaacgaGTCTCcagtcatcgtcaccaacgaGTCTCcagtcatcgtcaccaactCGTCCTCCATCTCAGTAAGCCACCACACAGAAACAGTAGCACCCAAAATTCTTTGTGTCGTCTACACGTATGATGCTCATCACGATCGAGTTGCGGCGATTGGTGATACCTGGGGTTGGCGCTGTGACGGCTTTTTGGCCGCCTCCAACCGAACTATTCCGGAGCTTGGGGCTGTAGATTTGCCCCACGTTGGACCCGAAGCTTACGGCAATATGTGGCAAAAGACGCGTTCTATATTGGCGTACGTGCACGAACACTATATTGCGGAGTACGATTATGTGCATGTGGCAGGAGACGACACGTACGTGATTGTGGAAAATTTGAGAAATTACTTGGAGTTTACGGTAGAGGCAAAACATGGTCGAGACAAAATACCATTATACTTGGGTCAGAGAATTGTTGCGGGGGCTGGTTTCGCATTTGTTTGTGGAGGAGGGGGTCACATTTTGAACCGACTGGCTTTGGACCGTTTCGTCAAAGAAGCACTGCCAACGTGTGAGGCCGACAGAGAAGACCCTGCCGAAGATCGCTGGCTAGGATATTGCTTGAGAGAATTGGGTATTCATCACACGGACACAGTTGATGGTTTCAATCGACAACGATTTCACAGTTTCGATCCATACGATTTGGCTTCAAGGAATCCGCAGAGAGGCTTCTGGAAACGGCAGTACAAATTGTGGGGAGAGATGTACGGCCTCAAGTGGGGCATTGACTTAGTTTCGACACAAACCATAACGTTTCATATCATAAGGGGGGCGACTTGGATGAAGCGGGTGCACGCTCTACTTTATTGTACATGTCCTGTGGGTACAGTAATGGGCAATATCCTCTCGCAGGTAATGGATGCAAGTGTAAGCAATAGACGTATATAA
- a CDS encoding predicted protein: MTQMKAGAIASRRRRHRAPSFLVPLLGGLVTYSLHINSSFSFTWQHNADSQEFSMQLATVNSTAAKQLQSAQIHNITRSGLQYGTATGQNHSRHSKTAESPFQSLQTSLESQRLTPIATSSTVRGNRSVTDLPYADARDEDGSWGYIADATQVRSRVLALLPSNHTLHNNVTSFIPMTESEQEEICQKPPGSGPEQELGWKLMQRVVVNAPEPSHCRHNLQSSSPKSLQAVIVTNSSSISVSHHTETAAPKILCVVYTYDAHHDRVAAIGDTWGWRCDGFLAASNRTVPELGAVDLPHVGPEAYGNMWQKTRSILAYVHEHYIAEYDYVHVAGDDTYVIVENLRNYLEFTVEAKHGRGKVPLYLGQRVFSGGGYTFVGGGPGYILNRLALQRFIKEALSACLANQQEAAEDRSLGYCFKTLEITTEDTADAFHRQRFHGVDPYFLATKNPQKGFWKRLYKFWAREHGYKWGIGLVSPQTVTFHLIKSPIWMKRMHAMLYHACPTGTAMGDLLPRPTKLANIS, translated from the exons ATGACGCAGATGAAAGCTGGGGCAATTGCAAGTCGCAGACGGCGCCATCGAGCGCCATCATTCCTTGTCCCCCTTCTGGGTGGGTTGGTCACGTATAGCTTGCACATCAattcttcattttctttcaCATGGCAGCATAACGCTGATTCACAGGAATTCTCCATGCAGCTTGCCACAGTCAATTCTACCGCAGCGAAACAATTACAATCGGCTCAGATACATAACATCACACGCAGTGGACTTCAGTATGGCACAGCGACCGGACAAAATCATTCGAGACACAGCAAAACAGCAGAATCGCCTTTTCAGTCTTTGCAAACGTCACTAGAATCTCAGCGACTTACACCTATCGCTACCAGCTCAACTGTTAGGGGCAATCGCTCCGTCACTGATCTTCCATACGCAGATGCTCGCGACGAAGATGGTTCCTGGGGGTACATCGCCGACGCAACCCAGGTGAGGAGTCGAGTCCTGGCGCTTCTACCCTCAAACCATACACTGCACAACAATGTCACCAGTTTCATACCCATGACGGAATctgaacaagaagaaatatGCCAAAAGCCACCCGGAAGCGGACCGGAGCAAGAATTGGGCTGGAAACTGATGCAGCGTGTTGTCGTCAATGCGCCCGAGCCGAG TCATTGTCGCCACAATCTGcagtcatcgtcaccaaagAGTCTCCAAGcagtcatcgtcaccaactCGTCCTCCATCTCAGTAAGCCACCACACAGAAACAGCAGCACCCAAAATTCTTTGTGTCGTCTACACGTATGATGCTCATCACGATCGAGTTGCGGCGATTGGTGATACCTGGGGTTGGCGCTGTGACGGCTTTTTGGCCGCCTCCAACCGAACTGTTCCGGAGCTTGGGGCTGTAGATTTGCCCCACGTTGGACCCGAAGCTTACGGCAATATGTGGCAAAAGACGCGTTCTATATTGGCGTACGTGCACGAACACTACATTGCGGAGTACGACTATGTGCATGTGGCAGGAGACGACACGTACGTGATTGTGGAAAATTTGAGAAATTACTTGGAGTTTACGGTAGAGGCAAAACACGGTCGTGGCAAAGTACCATTGTATTTGGGTCAGCGTGTTTTTTCTGGAGGTGGTTATACATTTGTTGGCGGCGGGCCGGGGTATATTTTAAATCGCTTGGCCTTGCAGCGTTTCATTAAAGAGGCTCTGTCAGCATGTCTGGCTAATCAGCAGGAAGCAGCCGAAGACCGTTCGCTTGGATATTGCTTCAAAACCTTGGAAATTACTACGGAAGATACGGCGGATGCATTTCATCGGCAAAGATTTCACGGTGTGGATCCATACTTTTTGGCGACAAAGAATCCACAGAAAGGCTTCTGGAAACGGTTATACAAGTTTTGGGCCCGCGAACATGGGTACAAATGGGGCATTGGCTTGGTGTCACCACAAACTGTAACTTTTCATCTCATAAAGTCGCCGATTTGGATGAAGCGCATGCATGCTATGCTCTACCATGCCTGTCCGACGGGTACGGCAATGGGTGATCTCCTTCCCAGACCTACGAAGCTGGCGAATATTTCCTGA
- a CDS encoding predicted protein, whose product MPLLSFSRQTKGLPRTGKRRSLGRLHQVCSFPLVLLGSLLAYTLFSNSSFLVGWVQYIDSQVQDLEISQLATVNSAAAKQLQSAQIHNITRSGLQYGTATGQNHSRHSKTAESPFQSLQTSLESQRLTPIATSSTVRGNRSVTDLPYADARDEDGSWGYIADATQVRSRVLALLPLNHTLHNNVTSFIPMTESEQEEICQKPPGSGPEQELGWKLMQRVVVNAPEPRYANESAVIVANESAVIVTNESPVIVTNESPVIVTNSSSISVSHHTETAAPKILCVVYTYDAHHDRVAAIGDTWGWRCDGFLAASNRTVPELGAVDLPHVGPEAYGNMWQKTRSILAYVHEHYIAEYDYVHVAGDDTYVIVENLRNYLEFTVEAKHGRDKIPLYLGQRIVAGAGFAFVCGGGGHILNRLALDRFVKEALPTCEADREDPAEDRWLGYCLRELGIHHTDTVDVFNRQRFQSMDPYFVASRNPQRGFWKRQYKLWGERYGFKWGIDLVSTQTITFHIIKGAGWMKRMHVLLYHTCPDVTSVSDDRDETRTILLS is encoded by the coding sequence ATGCCGTTGTTATCCTTTTCGCGTCAGACGAAAGGCCTTCCCAGAACGGGGAAGAGACGAAGTCTTGGACGATTACACCAAGTTTGTTCGTTCCCTTTGGTTCTCCTGGGTTCGCTGTTGGCCTACACACTTTTCAGTAACTCTTCGTTCTTGGTTGGATGGGTGCAGTACATTGATTCGCAAGTCCAGGATCTTGAAATCTCCCAGCTTGCCACAGTCAATTCTGCCGCAGCGAAACAATTACAATCGGCTCAGATACATAACATCACACGCAGTGGACTTCAGTATGGCACAGCGACCGGACAAAATCATTCGAGACACAGCAAAACAGCAGAATCGCCTTTTCAGTCTTTGCAAACGTCACTAGAATCTCAGCGACTTACACCTATCGCTACCAGCTCAACCGTTAGGGGCAATCGCTCCGTCACTGATCTTCCATACGCAGATGCTCGCGACGAAGATGGTTCCTGGGGGTACATCGCCGACGCAACCCAGGTGAGGAGTCGAGTCCTGGCGCTTCTACCCTTAAACCATACACTGCACAACAATGTCACCAGTTTCATACCCATGACGGAAtcggaacaagaagaaatatGCCAAAAGCCACCCGGAAGCGGACCGGAGCAAGAATTGGGCTGGAAACTGATGCAGCGTGTTGTCGTCAATGCGCCCGAGCCGAGGTACGCCAACGAGTCTGCAGTCATTGTCGCCAACGAATCTGcagtcatcgtcaccaacgaGTCTCcagtcatcgtcaccaacgaGTCTCcagtcatcgtcaccaactCGTCCTCCATCTCAGTAAGCCACCACACAGAAACAGCAGCACCCAAAATTCTTTGTGTCGTCTACACGTATGATGCTCATCACGATCGAGTTGCGGCGATTGGTGATACCTGGGGTTGGCGCTGTGACGGCTTTTTGGCCGCCTCCAACCGAACTGTTCCGGAGCTTGGGGCTGTAGATTTGCCCCACGTTGGACCCGAAGCTTACGGCAATATGTGGCAAAAGACGCGTTCTATATTGGCGTACGTGCACGAACACTACATTGCGGAGTACGATTATGTGCATGTGGCAGGAGACGACACGTACGTGATTGTGGAAAATTTGAGAAATTACTTGGAGTTTACGGTAGAGGCAAAACATGGTCGAGACAAAATACCATTATACTTGGGTCAGAGAATTGTTGCGGGGGCTGGTTTCGCATTTGTTTGTGGAGGAGGGGGTCACATTTTGAACCGACTGGCTTTGGACCGTTTCGTCAAAGAAGCACTGCCAACGTGTGAGGCCGACAGAGAAGACCCTGCCGAAGATCGCTGGCTAGGATATTGCTTGAGAGAATTGGGTATTCATCACACGGACACAGTTGATGTTTTCAATCGACAACGATTCCAGAGTATGGATCCCTACTTTGTCGCCTCGAGGAATCCGCAGAGAGGCTTCTGGAAACGACAGTACAAATTGTGGGGGGAGCGCTACGGCTTCAAGTGGGGCATTGACTTAGTTTCGACACAAACCATAACGTTTCACATCATCAAGGGGGCAGGTTGGATGAAGCGCATGCACGTTCTGCTATACCATACGTGCCCCGATGTTACATCCGTGAGTGACGATCGTGATGAAACGAGAACCATTTTACTCTCCTAG
- a CDS encoding predicted protein produces MVTLWMTALTDPGIVPSVSSPAKPPVPLMTDENGLDVAVPIGGPLGYRYCSTCNIFRPPRSKHCNSCNVCVSKFDHHCPWTGSCIGERNHRAFFAFLCFISGLTILVTAAALRLFLGAYQIIVAEYGERTSHRLWQAMLSMPMTVLFGTFTLLCSWSLVSLLFYHAVLVSVSQTTNERVRGVYRYGS; encoded by the exons ATGGTGACACTCTGGATGACGGCACTCACGGATCCAGGCATTGTACCCTCGGTTTCAAGCCCGGCCAAACCACCCGTGCCACTCATGACCGACGAAAACGGCCTGGATGTGGCGGTTCCTATTGGTGGGCCTTTGGGATATCGCTATTGCTCGACCTGTAACATTTTTCGACCGCCAAGATCCAAGCACTGCAATTCGTGCAATGTTTGCGTTTCCAAATTTGATCAC cACTGTCCATGGACCGGTTCCTGCATTGGTGAACGCAATCACCGAGCATTCTTTGCATTTTTGTGCTTTATCAGCGGTTTGACAATTCTAGTCACGGCGGCGGCCTTACGGCTTTTTTTGGGCGCCTACCAAATCAT CGTTGCGGAATACGGAGAGCGCACCTCTCATCGCCTCTGGCAGGCAATGCTAAGCATGCCTATGACGGTTTTGTTTGGAACCTTTACTCTACTCTGTTCCTGGTCGTTGGTCTCCTTATTGTTTTACCACGCTGTCCTCGTTTCCGTTTCGCAAACTACCAACGAAAGAGTACGGGGTGTATACCGATACGGATCG